In Peromyscus leucopus breed LL Stock chromosome 16_21, UCI_PerLeu_2.1, whole genome shotgun sequence, a single genomic region encodes these proteins:
- the LOC114705828 gene encoding polyadenylate-binding protein 4-like, whose translation MDQCGQRTSSMLLKYLHSPPPWLRPQGFQGIPSAIGQSGPRPALCHLAPTGNAPASRGIPTSTQRVGVPAAAVLSLAPRAAAVAAAPRAVAPYKYASGVCSPHPAIQPLQAPQPAVHVQGQEPLTASMLAAAPPQEQKQMLGEHLFPLIQTMHSNLAGKITGMLLEIDNSELLHMLESPESLRSKVDEAVAVLQAHHAKKEAAQKVGTVAAAATS comes from the exons ATGGACCAGTGTGGACAGAGAACGAGCAGCATGCTGCTGAAGTACCTACACAGTCCACCACCCTGGCT GAGACCTCAAGGCTTCCAAGGAATTCCAAGTGCTATAGGGCAGTCTGGGCCTCGTCCAGCTCTTTGCCACCTGGCTCCAACTGGTAATGCTCCGGCGTCTCGTGGCATTCCTACTTCCACTCAGAGAGTTGGTGTTCCCGCCGCCGCTGTGCTAAGCCTTGCACCCCGCGCCGCTGCAGTTGCTGCTGCTCCCAGGGCTGTGGCTCCCTACAAATACGCCTCGGGTGTCTGCAGCCCTCACCCCGCCAttcagcctctgcaggcaccacagCCTGCAGTTCACGTCCAGGGGCAGGAGCCGCTGACTGCCTCGATGCTGGCTGCAGCACCCCCccaggaacagaagcagatgcTGGGGGAGCATTTGTTCCCACTCATCCAAACAATGCATTCAAATCTGGCTGGAAAGATCACAGGGATGCTGCTGGAAATCGACAACTCGGAGCTGCTCCACATGCTGGAGTCCCCCGAGTCTCTCCGGTCCAAGGTGGATGAAGCTGTGGCAGTTCTGCAGGCTCATCATGCCAAGAAAGAAGCCGCCCAGAAGGTGGgcactgttgctgctgctgctacctcTTAG